Proteins from a genomic interval of Polaribacter sejongensis:
- the dnaG gene encoding DNA primase has product MILRSTIDRIFETARVEEVIGEFVVLKKAGSNFKGLSPFTDEKSPSFMVSPVKQIWKDFSTGKGGNSVSFLMEHEHYTYPEALRWLAKKYNIEIEEAEQSSEEKAQMNERESMYLVSTFAKDYFHELMLTSNKGKAIGLSYFKERGFTDETIKRFELGYCMDEWDNFTNAALKKGYDLKFLASTGLTIVKENKQFDRFKGRVMFPIHSMSGRILGFGGRILTADKKAAKYLNSPESDIYHKSKILYGLYQAKKEIAKQDNCFLVEGYTDVISFNQSGVENVVASSGTALTPDQIRLINRLTKNITVLFDGDAAGIRASIRGIDLILEQGMNVKVVQFPDGEDPDSFAKANSNAELAAYLEDSAQDFINFKVSLLLKDSNNDPIKKAGVIRDIVTSIAKIPDGIQREVYVQECSRIMDISERVLFSELAQLLKKGMQEKSKSSRQLNNPQQNPNEPPPDFASGQEQTKMGLVKGGVVANQKIDQLSILENEIIKILLLYGNEEVEFTEEVINVDDAGREKIDTRKYENTVSAEIYVHLHEDEIEFSNVLFQEIYTEIIHQLNQLEKLDIDGLINHKNTEISTIVTSILMEKENPNRQLSNWEGQNIEVKSALEVLAKDVNDVVYNLRRVLIGEKIDELMSEAVANQGAPIDLEVIRNYTNLKMRLFEKLNRVV; this is encoded by the coding sequence ATGATATTAAGAAGTACCATAGACCGCATTTTCGAAACAGCTAGAGTAGAAGAGGTTATTGGCGAATTTGTTGTGCTTAAAAAAGCAGGAAGTAACTTTAAAGGTTTAAGTCCGTTTACAGACGAAAAATCACCTTCTTTTATGGTGTCTCCAGTAAAACAAATCTGGAAAGATTTTTCTACCGGAAAAGGAGGGAATTCTGTTTCCTTTTTAATGGAGCATGAACATTACACCTATCCAGAAGCATTAAGGTGGCTAGCCAAAAAGTACAATATAGAAATTGAAGAAGCAGAGCAATCATCCGAAGAAAAAGCTCAGATGAATGAACGAGAAAGTATGTATTTGGTTTCAACCTTTGCCAAAGACTATTTTCATGAGTTAATGCTTACTTCAAATAAAGGAAAAGCAATAGGATTATCTTACTTTAAAGAACGTGGTTTTACAGACGAAACCATTAAAAGGTTCGAGTTAGGATATTGTATGGACGAGTGGGATAATTTTACAAATGCTGCTTTAAAAAAAGGCTACGATTTAAAGTTTTTAGCATCCACAGGACTTACAATTGTAAAAGAGAACAAACAATTCGACCGTTTTAAAGGACGTGTAATGTTTCCGATACATTCTATGTCGGGACGTATTTTAGGTTTTGGAGGACGTATTTTAACAGCCGATAAAAAAGCTGCTAAATATTTAAATTCACCAGAAAGTGATATTTACCATAAGAGTAAAATTCTATACGGATTATACCAAGCAAAGAAGGAAATCGCCAAACAAGACAATTGTTTCTTAGTAGAAGGATATACAGATGTAATCTCTTTTAATCAATCTGGCGTAGAAAATGTGGTAGCATCTTCTGGTACTGCGTTAACACCAGATCAAATTAGATTAATAAATAGATTAACAAAAAATATTACTGTACTTTTTGATGGTGATGCAGCCGGAATTAGAGCATCCATTCGTGGTATCGATTTAATTCTAGAGCAAGGAATGAACGTAAAAGTAGTTCAGTTTCCGGATGGTGAAGATCCAGATAGTTTTGCAAAAGCCAATTCAAATGCAGAATTAGCAGCTTATTTAGAGGATTCTGCACAAGATTTTATCAACTTTAAAGTATCCCTTTTATTAAAAGATTCTAACAACGATCCTATAAAAAAAGCAGGTGTAATTAGAGATATTGTAACAAGTATCGCTAAAATTCCAGATGGTATTCAGCGAGAAGTATACGTACAAGAATGTTCTAGAATTATGGATATTTCAGAACGGGTACTTTTTAGTGAGTTAGCGCAGTTGTTAAAAAAGGGGATGCAAGAAAAAAGCAAATCTAGCAGACAGTTAAACAATCCTCAGCAAAACCCAAATGAGCCTCCACCAGATTTTGCTAGTGGACAAGAACAAACTAAAATGGGCTTGGTTAAAGGTGGTGTAGTTGCTAACCAGAAAATAGATCAACTTTCTATTTTAGAAAATGAGATTATTAAAATTTTACTTTTATATGGAAATGAAGAAGTAGAGTTTACAGAAGAGGTGATAAATGTAGATGATGCAGGTAGAGAGAAAATAGATACAAGGAAATATGAAAATACGGTTTCTGCAGAAATTTATGTGCATTTGCATGAAGATGAAATAGAATTTTCTAACGTACTTTTTCAAGAAATTTATACCGAAATTATTCATCAGTTAAATCAATTAGAAAAATTAGATATTGATGGTTTAATTAATCATAAAAACACGGAGATATCTACCATTGTAACTTCTATTTTAATGGAAAAAGAAAATCCTAATAGACAATTAAGTAATTGGGAAGGGCAAAACATAGAGGTGAAGTCTGCTTTAGAGGTTTTAGCCAAAGATGTGAACGATGTTGTGTATAATTTAAGACGAGTTTTAATAGGAGAAAAGATAGATGAATTGATGAGTGAGGCTGTAGCAAACCAAGGCGCACCAATAGATTTAGAGGTTATTAGGAATTATACAAACCTGAAAATGAGGCTCTTTGAAAAGTTGAATAGAGTTGTTTAA
- the clpX gene encoding ATP-dependent Clp protease ATP-binding subunit ClpX, with protein MSKEENLECSFCGRKKAETDLLIAGMDAHICDKCIEQAHGIVEEEITEAKSSDLSKDLTLRKPLQIKEFLDQYIIGQLETKRAMAVAVYNHYKRLLQTKDDKDDVEIEKSNIVLVGETGTGKTLVAKTIARMLNVPFAIVDATVLTQAGYVGEDVESILSKLLQAADYDVEKAQRGIIFIDEIDKIARKGDNPSITRDVSGEGVQQALLKLLEGTVVNVAPKGGRKHPEQKFIEVDTKEILFIAGGAFSGIERYISKRLNMQAVGFGASLDDDKVDEDNLLQYIIPSDLKAFGLIPEIIGRLPVLSYMNPLDATTLRAILTEPKNAIIKQYSKLFTMDDVEFTIEEEALNYIVEKAVEYKLGARGLRSLCEAIFTDAMFDLPSSNEKELNVTKEYAEAKLSNSTLKKLKAAS; from the coding sequence ATGTCGAAAGAAGAAAATTTAGAATGTTCGTTTTGCGGACGAAAAAAAGCAGAAACAGACTTGTTAATAGCAGGTATGGATGCTCATATTTGCGATAAATGTATAGAGCAAGCGCACGGAATTGTAGAAGAAGAAATTACTGAAGCAAAATCTAGCGACTTATCTAAAGATTTAACGCTTAGAAAGCCTTTGCAAATTAAAGAGTTTTTAGATCAATATATTATTGGTCAATTAGAAACTAAAAGAGCAATGGCCGTAGCGGTTTATAATCATTACAAAAGATTATTACAAACCAAAGACGATAAAGACGATGTAGAAATAGAGAAATCTAACATTGTTTTAGTTGGAGAAACCGGAACCGGAAAAACCTTAGTAGCAAAAACAATTGCAAGAATGCTAAACGTTCCTTTTGCTATAGTAGATGCCACTGTTTTAACGCAAGCTGGTTATGTTGGTGAAGATGTAGAAAGTATTTTAAGTAAATTATTACAAGCTGCAGATTACGACGTAGAAAAAGCGCAAAGAGGTATTATTTTTATCGATGAAATCGATAAAATTGCTCGTAAAGGAGATAATCCATCTATTACAAGAGATGTTTCTGGAGAAGGAGTACAACAAGCTTTATTAAAATTATTAGAAGGTACGGTTGTAAATGTTGCTCCAAAAGGAGGTAGAAAACATCCGGAGCAGAAATTTATAGAAGTAGACACTAAAGAGATTTTATTTATTGCAGGTGGTGCATTTTCAGGAATCGAAAGATACATTAGCAAGCGTTTAAATATGCAAGCTGTAGGTTTTGGAGCTTCTTTAGATGATGATAAAGTAGATGAAGACAACTTGTTACAATATATTATTCCTTCAGATTTAAAAGCTTTTGGTTTAATTCCAGAGATTATTGGGCGTTTACCAGTTTTAAGCTATATGAATCCTTTAGATGCTACTACGTTAAGAGCAATTTTAACAGAGCCTAAAAATGCTATTATTAAGCAATATTCTAAGTTGTTTACAATGGATGATGTGGAGTTTACGATAGAAGAAGAAGCTTTAAATTACATTGTAGAAAAAGCGGTAGAATATAAATTAGGCGCAAGAGGATTACGTTCTTTATGTGAAGCAATTTTTACAGATGCAATGTTCGATTTACCAAGTTCTAATGAAAAAGAACTAAATGTAACTAAAGAGTATGCAGAAGCAAAATTATCTAATTCTACCTTAAAGAAATTAAAGGCAGCTTCTTAA
- the clpP gene encoding ATP-dependent Clp endopeptidase proteolytic subunit ClpP → MDYGKEFEKYATKHHGINSNYYGKITSSVTPYIMEERQMNITQMDVFSRLMMDRIIFLGTGINDQVANIIQAQLLFLESVDANKDISIYINSPGGGVYAGLGIYDTMQFIKPDVATICTGMAASMGAVLMCAGAAGKRSALPHSRVMIHQPLGGAQGQASDIEITAREIIKLKGELYDIIANHSGQTVEKVHNDSDRDYWMKADEAKAYGMIDEVLARKK, encoded by the coding sequence ATGGATTACGGAAAAGAGTTCGAAAAATACGCAACAAAACATCACGGAATTAACAGCAACTATTATGGTAAAATTACAAGTAGTGTAACACCATATATTATGGAAGAGCGTCAAATGAACATTACGCAAATGGATGTTTTTTCTCGTTTAATGATGGATAGAATTATCTTTTTAGGAACAGGAATTAATGACCAAGTAGCAAATATTATTCAAGCACAATTATTGTTCTTAGAAAGTGTAGATGCTAATAAAGATATTTCAATTTATATCAATTCTCCAGGTGGAGGAGTGTATGCAGGTTTAGGTATTTATGACACTATGCAGTTTATAAAACCAGATGTAGCAACAATTTGTACAGGTATGGCAGCTTCTATGGGAGCCGTTTTAATGTGTGCAGGAGCAGCAGGTAAACGTTCTGCATTACCACACTCTAGAGTTATGATTCACCAACCTTTAGGTGGTGCACAAGGTCAGGCTTCAGATATCGAAATTACTGCAAGAGAAATTATAAAGTTAAAAGGAGAGTTGTATGATATTATTGCAAACCACTCTGGTCAAACTGTAGAAAAAGTACACAACGATTCTGATAGAGATTATTGGATGAAAGCAGATGAAGCAAAAGCGTACGGAATGATTGACGAAGTTTTAGCAAGAAAAAAGTAA
- the tig gene encoding trigger factor, with protein MNITKESIDALNAVVKVDIVAEDYQAKVSSLLTDYRKKADVPGFRKGHVPMGMIKKQYGKSIMIDEVNKLLQESLNKFIAEEKLEMLGNPLPRMTEDFNWDAEEFSFEFELGLAPVFEVDLKAKDKVTQYNIVATEELLDEEVKNIQTRYGKVSAIEEATEESNITGTFVNEENEINKKSTFIVKDLNGDENIAKLVGAKVGDVVELGTKDLFEDAHRLEHILGVSHDVIHDLDITVSFTVEEVTKTEPADLDKELFDKLFPDGSVTSVTELREKIKEDAEKQFQQQGDQQLLNAITEYLVESTKFDLPADFLKKWLRTAGEKPLTEEEATAEFDKSEKGLRYQLIEGKVMKDNDIKIDYTELVDYAKGFIRTQMAQFGNTNPEEKELDDIAGRILQNQEEAQKLQSQLISNKLLTFYKENMSFKSKELSYEDFIKEVYK; from the coding sequence ATGAATATTACAAAAGAAAGCATTGATGCGTTAAACGCAGTTGTAAAAGTAGATATCGTAGCAGAAGATTATCAAGCAAAAGTATCAAGTTTATTAACAGATTACCGTAAAAAGGCAGATGTTCCTGGTTTTAGAAAAGGACATGTACCAATGGGGATGATTAAAAAGCAGTATGGTAAATCTATTATGATAGATGAGGTGAACAAGCTTTTACAAGAGTCTTTAAATAAATTTATAGCAGAAGAAAAATTAGAAATGTTAGGTAATCCTTTACCTAGAATGACTGAAGATTTTAACTGGGATGCAGAGGAGTTTTCTTTTGAATTTGAATTAGGTTTAGCACCTGTTTTTGAGGTAGACTTAAAAGCTAAAGATAAAGTTACACAATACAATATTGTCGCAACAGAAGAATTACTTGATGAAGAAGTTAAGAACATTCAGACTCGTTACGGTAAAGTAAGTGCTATAGAAGAAGCTACTGAAGAATCTAATATTACAGGTACTTTTGTAAATGAAGAAAATGAAATCAACAAAAAATCAACTTTTATCGTAAAAGACTTAAATGGTGATGAGAACATCGCTAAATTAGTTGGCGCTAAAGTTGGTGACGTAGTTGAGTTAGGTACTAAAGATTTATTTGAAGATGCTCATAGATTAGAACACATTTTAGGTGTTTCTCATGATGTAATTCACGATTTAGATATTACGGTTTCTTTTACTGTAGAAGAAGTTACAAAAACAGAGCCAGCAGATTTAGACAAAGAATTGTTTGATAAATTATTTCCTGATGGAAGTGTAACTTCTGTAACTGAATTAAGAGAAAAAATTAAAGAAGACGCAGAAAAGCAATTTCAACAACAAGGAGATCAACAATTATTAAATGCTATTACAGAGTATTTAGTAGAAAGTACAAAGTTTGATTTACCAGCAGATTTCTTAAAGAAATGGTTAAGAACTGCAGGAGAAAAGCCTTTAACAGAAGAAGAAGCTACAGCTGAATTTGATAAATCAGAAAAAGGTTTACGTTATCAATTAATCGAAGGAAAGGTTATGAAAGATAATGATATCAAAATTGATTATACAGAATTGGTAGACTATGCAAAAGGATTTATCCGTACGCAAATGGCTCAATTTGGTAATACAAATCCAGAAGAAAAAGAATTGGATGATATTGCTGGTAGAATCTTACAAAACCAAGAAGAAGCTCAGAAATTACAATCTCAGTTAATTAGTAACAAGTTATTAACTTTTTACAAAGAGAACATGAGTTTTAAATCTAAAGAGCTTTCTTACGAAGACTTTATTAAAGAAGTATATAAATAA
- a CDS encoding phage holin family protein: protein MKTFLKILLTALAVIVLANILPGISVAGYVAAIIVAVVISLLNMFVRPLLIFFTLPATIVTFGLFIFVINACIILLADKLVDGFAVSGFFAALLFSVLLSVFRSALFSLLKEDTKTIQN, encoded by the coding sequence ATGAAAACCTTTTTAAAAATTTTATTAACGGCTTTGGCAGTAATTGTCTTAGCTAATATTTTACCAGGTATTTCAGTAGCAGGTTATGTTGCGGCAATTATTGTAGCTGTGGTTATATCGTTACTAAATATGTTTGTAAGACCACTGTTAATCTTTTTTACATTACCTGCAACTATTGTCACTTTTGGCTTATTTATTTTTGTAATTAATGCGTGCATTATATTATTGGCAGATAAGTTAGTAGATGGTTTTGCTGTTTCCGGATTTTTTGCGGCTCTATTATTCAGTGTTTTACTGTCTGTTTTTAGATCGGCATTATTTTCATTATTAAAAGAGGATACCAAAACAATTCAAAACTAA
- a CDS encoding GNAT family N-acetyltransferase — protein sequence MSYININKISKFLHKHLEDDCKEDKSAIRKSLLYAAKETSNLGGYAFVIEEKDKIIGAIVVNKTGMSEYQSENLITYLAVHKEYREQKIATKLIKEATKYCNGNLSLNINKNNDAIELFKKNGFVSQKIQMTLHK from the coding sequence ATGTCCTACATAAATATTAATAAAATTTCAAAATTTTTACACAAGCACTTAGAAGACGACTGTAAAGAGGACAAAAGTGCTATTCGTAAATCACTTTTATATGCTGCCAAAGAAACATCTAATCTAGGTGGTTATGCATTTGTTATAGAAGAAAAAGACAAAATAATAGGCGCAATTGTAGTTAATAAAACAGGCATGAGTGAATATCAATCTGAAAATCTTATTACCTACTTAGCAGTTCATAAAGAATATAGAGAACAAAAAATTGCTACAAAACTAATAAAAGAAGCTACCAAATATTGCAACGGAAACCTATCTCTAAACATTAATAAAAATAATGATGCGATCGAATTATTTAAGAAAAACGGATTTGTATCACAAAAGATTCAAATGACATTACATAAATAA
- the proC gene encoding pyrroline-5-carboxylate reductase, whose amino-acid sequence MKILVIGAGNMGLTYAQGMSKSKLLKKKNIMVLDKSAEKLEELNNISHFDAFKELEDCVPKADIIFIAVKPYHAENLFKALKPFTKPGQVIVSIMAGVNIENIKKYSGLNKIVRAMPNLPAQIGKGLTSYVTSEEVSRLEKLTVESLLDTTGKSMEVTSEKLIDASTGISGSGPAYVFYFMQSMMEAALKMGFSKNDSSVLVSQTFTGAIELFNQSNLSPNSWMEKVASKGGTTRAALDSMEDNNVNELIKDAAFAAFNRAVEMGKEH is encoded by the coding sequence ATGAAAATATTAGTAATTGGCGCAGGAAACATGGGGCTAACGTACGCTCAAGGAATGTCTAAATCTAAATTGTTAAAGAAAAAAAACATCATGGTTTTAGACAAGTCTGCAGAAAAGCTAGAAGAACTAAATAACATATCTCACTTTGATGCCTTTAAAGAACTAGAAGACTGTGTACCAAAAGCAGACATTATCTTTATTGCCGTAAAACCATACCACGCAGAAAACTTATTTAAAGCATTAAAGCCCTTTACAAAACCGGGTCAGGTAATTGTATCTATTATGGCTGGTGTTAATATAGAAAACATAAAAAAATATTCTGGGTTAAACAAAATAGTAAGAGCAATGCCTAATCTACCAGCGCAAATTGGTAAAGGCTTAACGTCTTACGTAACTTCGGAAGAAGTATCTAGGTTAGAAAAATTAACCGTAGAAAGTTTATTAGACACCACTGGTAAATCTATGGAAGTAACCAGTGAAAAATTAATTGATGCTTCTACAGGAATTTCTGGTAGTGGACCTGCATATGTATTCTATTTTATGCAAAGCATGATGGAGGCTGCATTAAAAATGGGCTTTTCTAAAAATGATTCTTCTGTTTTGGTAAGTCAGACTTTTACTGGAGCTATCGAGTTGTTTAATCAATCTAACTTATCTCCAAATTCTTGGATGGAAAAAGTTGCTTCTAAAGGAGGTACTACACGTGCTGCCTTAGATTCTATGGAAGATAATAATGTAAATGAATTAATTAAAGACGCCGCTTTTGCCGCTTTTAACAGAGCTGTAGAAATGGGTAAAGAACATTAA
- the proB gene encoding glutamate 5-kinase, whose protein sequence is MYKERIVIKVGTNVMTNRDNRIVRPVLRRLVKQVAELYERGIICILVSSGSVIAGKEILGESSIENETQRRQVYSAIGQPRMMRHYYNLFNDYGMKCAQVLPTKRDFSPGVHRQNMINCCEGLLSEGVIPIANEDDAVSVTMSMFSDNDELASLIAQLINADKLIILTDIDGLYTGHPEAESSNLITNVNPGDDLDKYIKDSNKKPGEGRGGMGSKLDYAQEAASNNIPTYIANGKRDNTIIDIIDGKSVGTKVAL, encoded by the coding sequence ATGTACAAAGAAAGAATAGTAATTAAAGTAGGTACCAACGTAATGACAAACAGAGATAACAGAATTGTTAGACCTGTTTTAAGACGCTTAGTTAAACAAGTTGCAGAACTATATGAACGTGGAATTATTTGTATTCTAGTTTCTTCTGGATCTGTAATTGCAGGTAAAGAAATACTAGGAGAATCTAGTATTGAAAATGAAACTCAAAGAAGGCAAGTCTACTCTGCAATTGGACAACCAAGAATGATGCGTCATTATTACAACCTTTTTAATGATTACGGTATGAAATGTGCGCAGGTTTTACCTACAAAAAGAGATTTTTCTCCTGGCGTACACAGACAAAATATGATTAATTGCTGCGAAGGTTTATTATCTGAAGGTGTAATTCCTATTGCAAATGAAGACGATGCTGTTTCTGTTACCATGTCTATGTTTTCAGACAATGATGAGCTAGCTAGTTTAATTGCACAGTTAATAAATGCTGATAAATTAATTATTCTAACAGATATAGACGGATTGTACACAGGACACCCTGAAGCTGAAAGCAGTAATTTAATTACCAATGTAAATCCGGGTGACGATTTAGATAAATATATAAAAGATAGCAATAAAAAACCTGGTGAAGGTAGAGGCGGAATGGGTTCTAAATTAGATTATGCACAGGAAGCAGCCTCTAACAACATCCCAACTTATATTGCAAACGGAAAAAGAGATAACACCATTATTGATATTATTGACGGAAAGTCTGTCGGTACAAAAGTGGCACTTTAA
- a CDS encoding glutamate-5-semialdehyde dehydrogenase, with protein MKLLETTIKNNVLTSMTKILDKNREALLKANKKDLDAFNKEDQAMFDRLILNDQKIDGMIKAINEVKAQEDPVNQIISDITLENGLKVTNKTAPFGTIMIIYESRPDVTVEAAVLAFKSNNRILLKGGKEALYSNKILVDFWHKALTENNLSEDYIKFLQMNRTETQEFLRNPTEQLDLIVPRGGERLISFVKEHATCAVLISGRGNNFIYVDESADWNKTLAVIINAKTAKISACNALDKILINKNIENYESKLKDLQIVLKEKKVTILVDKKVKEVLSDETLIPEESVWKEEFLALKCCIGAVENLDEATEMINKYSGGHSAAIMTTNDENADNFMQQVDCAAVYKNSSTRFTDGGQLGVGAELAISTDKLHHRGPLGLKKLVTNKYYIIGDGNVRV; from the coding sequence ATGAAATTATTAGAAACAACCATTAAAAATAACGTACTAACAAGCATGACCAAGATTCTTGATAAAAATCGAGAAGCCTTATTAAAAGCAAATAAAAAAGATTTAGATGCTTTTAATAAAGAGGATCAGGCAATGTTTGACCGTTTGATTTTAAACGATCAAAAAATTGATGGAATGATAAAAGCCATCAATGAAGTGAAAGCGCAAGAAGACCCAGTAAATCAAATTATTAGTGATATTACTTTAGAAAACGGATTAAAAGTAACTAATAAAACAGCTCCATTTGGTACTATCATGATCATCTATGAATCGAGACCAGATGTTACTGTAGAAGCTGCCGTTTTAGCCTTTAAATCTAACAATAGAATTTTATTAAAAGGTGGTAAAGAAGCCTTATATAGTAATAAAATATTAGTAGATTTTTGGCACAAAGCATTAACAGAAAACAATCTAAGTGAAGATTATATTAAGTTCTTGCAAATGAACAGAACAGAAACACAAGAATTCTTAAGAAACCCAACAGAACAATTAGATTTAATTGTACCAAGAGGAGGAGAACGCTTAATTAGTTTTGTAAAAGAACATGCAACGTGTGCCGTATTAATTAGCGGAAGAGGAAATAACTTTATTTATGTTGATGAAAGTGCCGACTGGAACAAAACATTAGCGGTAATCATCAATGCAAAAACTGCTAAAATTTCTGCATGTAATGCATTAGACAAAATCCTTATCAATAAAAACATAGAAAATTACGAGTCTAAATTAAAAGACCTACAAATTGTTTTAAAAGAAAAGAAGGTTACTATTTTAGTTGATAAAAAAGTAAAAGAAGTATTATCTGATGAAACTCTAATACCGGAAGAAAGCGTTTGGAAAGAAGAGTTTTTAGCTTTAAAATGTTGTATTGGTGCCGTAGAAAATCTAGACGAGGCAACAGAAATGATTAACAAATATTCTGGAGGTCATTCTGCCGCAATAATGACAACCAATGATGAAAATGCTGATAATTTTATGCAACAAGTAGATTGTGCTGCTGTTTACAAAAATTCTTCAACGAGGTTTACAGATGGTGGTCAGTTAGGTGTTGGTGCAGAATTAGCAATAAGTACAGACAAATTACACCACAGAGGTCCGTTAGGATTAAAGAAATTAGTAACCAATAAGTATTATATTATTGGCGATGGTAATGTGCGTGTATAA
- a CDS encoding GNAT family N-acyltransferase has translation MALVTAKEISQVIGLQKFGFLGTFIGWILLRILRISAINRIYAKNKNKKDLNFLNSILDDCDIKFEIPEEDLKRIPKDGPFITVSNHPLGGIDGVLLLKLLIEKRADYKIIANFLLHRVEPLKPFVMPVNPFESRKDAKSSVAGIKNALLHLREGNPLGIFPAGEVSTYKDGKLNVDKPWEEGAVRFIKKANVPVIPIYFHAKNSRLFYFLSKISDTLRTAKLPSEVISQGGKVIKVRIGKPISVKDQDEFKEISDFSEFIRKKTYMLANPFEKAHKLLSTQNIKIKKTAKKITPQRNTSLFVKEIDVLRRGDGRLLESKNYEVFFASAKEIPNLLHEIGRLREVTFRAVGEGTNKEIDLDKFDKYYHHLLLWDREANCLAGAYRMGLGKDIYKKYGINGFYIQTLFRIEPELYQMMDNTIEMGRAFIIGEYQQKPMPLFLLWKGIVHVTLRYPEYKYLMGGVSISNQFSDFSKSLMIEFMKSHYYDPYIAQYIHPKKEYKVKLKDGDKDFVFDATKADMQKFDKIIDEIEPGALRIPVLIKKYVKQNARLVAFNVDPKFNNAVDGLMYIKVSEIPDSTVKPVMEEFQAELERKATELQNK, from the coding sequence ATGGCATTAGTAACAGCTAAAGAGATTTCACAAGTAATTGGTTTACAGAAGTTTGGTTTTTTAGGAACTTTTATTGGGTGGATTCTATTAAGGATACTTCGTATTTCTGCAATCAATAGAATCTACGCTAAGAATAAAAATAAAAAAGATTTAAATTTTTTAAATAGTATTTTAGATGATTGCGATATCAAATTTGAAATTCCGGAAGAAGATTTAAAGAGAATTCCAAAAGATGGTCCTTTTATTACGGTGTCTAACCATCCTTTAGGCGGTATAGATGGTGTTTTATTACTAAAGCTACTCATCGAAAAAAGAGCAGATTACAAAATTATAGCTAATTTTTTACTACACAGAGTTGAGCCTTTAAAGCCTTTTGTGATGCCTGTAAATCCTTTTGAATCAAGAAAGGATGCTAAATCTAGTGTAGCTGGTATTAAAAATGCATTATTACATTTAAGAGAAGGGAACCCTTTGGGAATTTTTCCTGCAGGAGAAGTATCTACTTATAAAGATGGAAAGTTAAATGTAGATAAACCTTGGGAAGAAGGTGCGGTTAGGTTTATTAAAAAGGCGAATGTGCCTGTAATTCCTATTTATTTTCATGCAAAAAACAGTCGTCTATTTTATTTTTTATCAAAAATATCAGATACTTTAAGAACTGCAAAATTACCATCTGAAGTAATATCTCAAGGAGGTAAAGTTATAAAGGTAAGGATAGGGAAACCAATTTCGGTTAAAGATCAAGATGAGTTTAAAGAGATTTCTGATTTTTCAGAATTTATCAGAAAGAAAACTTATATGTTGGCAAACCCTTTTGAGAAAGCCCATAAGCTACTTTCTACTCAAAATATCAAAATAAAAAAAACAGCAAAAAAAATAACACCTCAAAGAAATACAAGTTTATTTGTTAAAGAAATAGATGTTTTAAGAAGAGGGGATGGTAGATTATTAGAAAGCAAAAATTACGAAGTGTTTTTTGCAAGTGCCAAAGAAATACCTAATCTATTGCATGAAATTGGTAGATTAAGAGAAGTTACCTTTAGAGCCGTTGGTGAAGGAACCAATAAGGAAATAGATTTAGATAAGTTTGATAAATATTACCACCATTTGTTGCTGTGGGACAGAGAAGCAAACTGTTTGGCAGGAGCTTACAGAATGGGGCTTGGAAAAGATATTTATAAAAAATATGGTATTAATGGTTTCTATATTCAAACACTGTTTAGAATTGAGCCAGAATTATACCAAATGATGGACAATACCATAGAAATGGGTAGAGCTTTTATTATTGGCGAATATCAGCAAAAACCAATGCCTTTATTCTTATTATGGAAAGGAATTGTACATGTTACTTTACGTTATCCTGAGTACAAATATTTAATGGGTGGAGTTTCTATTAGCAATCAATTTTCAGATTTCTCAAAATCGTTAATGATAGAGTTTATGAAATCTCATTATTACGATCCGTATATCGCTCAGTACATTCATCCGAAGAAAGAGTACAAAGTAAAATTAAAAGATGGTGATAAAGATTTTGTGTTTGATGCTACAAAAGCAGATATGCAAAAATTCGATAAAATTATTGATGAAATAGAACCAGGAGCACTAAGAATTCCGGTGTTGATTAAAAAATACGTCAAACAAAATGCACGTTTGGTTGCGTTTAATGTAGATCCTAAATTTAACAATGCTGTAGACGGTTTAATGTATATTAAAGTGTCCGAAATTCCAGATAGTACAGTAAAACCTGTTATGGAAGAATTTCAGGCAGAGTTAGAGCGTAAAGCTACAGAATTACAGAATAAATAA